The nucleotide window TCGCCATAGTCTATCATCTCTATATTTAGCGTTTCCATTAAGGTGTTTTTTGAGACTTCATTGGCCTTTGCCAAGATCATTTCCTTAGATAATTGCATATAAAAAGTTTAATTTTACTCGATAATCGAGTTTTAAATTCTCCGATACTCACGTCGGAATGTTTAAAATTGTATTCTTTGAATACCTCTTAGGCTTGCCGAGAGGAAGTTAATCATTAATCACAAAAATACTGAAACTACCAAGAATAATGAATTCAGTAGAAAAAGAAATAACATATACAACGCGTAACTCCTACTCTACTCTAAACACGCTTACCAAACACACTAAAAATGTGTGGTTTGTGTGTCATGGTATGGGTTACCTAAGCCGTTACTTTTTACGCTATTTTAAACACCTAAATGCTGAAGAAAACTATATTATAGCTCCTCAAGCACCCAGCAAATATTACATTCAACCAAAAATGCATGTTGGTGCCAATTGGTTAACAAGAGACAATACCGAAAGCGGCATGCAGAACATTCTTAATTATTTTGATGCTGTTTTTGAAGCTGAAAATATTCCTGAAAATAAAAACCTTATTGTTTTAGGGTATTCCCAAGGCGTGAGTGTGGCTATGCGTTATTTGGCTAAACGACAACTGCAATGTTCGCAATTGGTGCTGCATTCTGGTGGCATTCCAAAGGAACTCACCGCTAAAGACTTTGAGTATCTCTCTAAAGACACTAAAGTAAAACTCATTTATGGCACCGAAGACGAATATTTAGATGCAGAACGAATAGCGCAAGAGTCGCAACGTGCGGAAGAACTCTTTGGTAAAAGGTTGAAGATTCTTCCTTTTGAAGGCAAGCATGTGGTCAATGTAGACTATATTAATGATTTGGTTTAGATTTAAAAAGAATCGTCATTACGAGGAACGTAGTGACGTGGTAATCTCTTGAATAAAACTTCTTTTTATAAGATTGCCACGCTACGCTCGCAATGACGGAAGTAAAATAGGATAAAGCTGTCAATCTGAACGCGTTTCAGATTCTGAAATAATTTGAAAATCAGTTTAATGAGATTCTGAAATAAATTCAGAATGACAAATTCAATTAAAAGATTGCCACGCTAAGCTGACAATGACATAAAAAAAGCCACAACTACATTGTGGCTTTTATTACTAACTTGTTTGCTGTAAGGTCTTATTCTTTTCTTTAAGAATAGCCAATTGCTTTTCTAAAAAGGTAATGGCTTCTTCTGTTTTGTAACTGGCTTTAGAAGCAAAGTCTTTCATATCTTCTTTAAACTTGTCTTTACCAGATTTTGCAGCTTTAGACAAATCTTCTTTTACTTCTGTAAAGTCATCTACAAGTTTGTCTTTTATCTCCTTGCCTTCTTTTTTTAGGTGATCTCTCGTAGTACTGCCTTTATCAGGTGCTAATAACACACCTGCGGCTGCACCAATTAATGCTCCTAATACTAATGCTCCTTTATACTGAATCATAATTTTTCTTTTTTAAGTTAAACCTCATTTTACGTATTGGTAGTAAAATATTATGTTTTGTTACAAACAAATTCAGTGCCAAAGGCTTAAATCTAAAAATTAGTAACACTACTCCGATTATAGACTTCCAATTCAATTTCTACCATAAACTCAGGAAGTGCCAATCCTTTGACTTCTAGCCAAGAACCTGTAGGAAAACCGTTTTTGTATACTTCGGCTCTGTGGGCAGATTTTTCGAGCATAGAAGCCATGTCAGTAGTAAAAATATCTTCTTTAACGACATCATCAAAGGTACAGCCAAAGTGCTTTAATATTTTTTCTAAGTCGGCATAACAGTTTTTCATTTGTTGCTCAATATCACCAACAGCTGTTGGGTTACCTTTATCATCCATACTAACCGCACCAGATATTTTAATGTTATTTCCAATTTTTACGGCGTGAGAATAACCATAGGCTTTTTCTACATCTGGTCGTAACAGAAAATACTCAGGCTTTTCAGCTTTAATGATAACCTCTTTTTCTACGTCTTTAATGTCTTCTTGAGGTTGTTGTTTACAACTTTGAAACCCTAGAACTAATGCAAAAAGCATTACGAACAAATTTTTTTGGTTGGTTAGCTGTTTCATAATCTTGATGGTTTAGTGATTAATTAATTGGTTTCGTTCTATGGCATTTTTAGGGAGAGCGTTTTGTGTGGCGCTTATCGGTCTCGGCTATGAGTAGTTGCGTGGTTTAGCACTTAAATTTGCAAGTACACACCAAGCTGAAAATCCGCGAGGATTTTCAGAAGTAGGCGAGAACAAGCAATTACTTATAGCCAATGTTGTGTTTAGTACTTTATTTTTCATAGATGTTTAAATCAATTATTTCATTTTCAAATTCAAAGATGAAAGCCATTTTTTTGCCTGATATCAAATATCCAAACCCTTTTAAATCTTTATAAGTATATTTATTTGCCTCACTATAGCTGTAAATATTCTTTTTAGGTTTTTTATATGTAGCGGTAATCGAATTGTTTATTAAAATACCACTAATTATATGCTTTTCTTCTCCAACTTCCCAAGTTAATTCAATTATCTGGTCTTTTTTTGAAACAACAACTTGGTTTTCATTATAAATCCAATTGTTAGATGTTTTTACATCGATTATTTTTGAGGTGAAAGCAGCGCTACCAAAGTGATTAAAAAATCTTAGCTTTTTGTTTGCTCTTTTTATAATCTTTTCTTCTTCTGCTTTTTCTTTAGTGATTTTTGTTTTTATTGATGAAATTGCTTCAAAAACATTTTCGTGAGGATTTTCAAATTCCTCTGCTTTTTTCAAATATTCTTCTGCTTCTTGCACAAAGCCTAAATGAATTAATTGATAAGCAATATTTGAAGCTGCTAAACTATTTTTCAATTCAAATGCCTTTTTGTAATATTCGGTTGATTTTATTTCTAGGCCTAAATTCCTATAAGCTACACCAAGATTATTTAAAGAACCTTGGGCTTTAGGGTCAAAACCCAAAAGCTTTTTATAAAATAAAAGACCTAAATCTTTTAATTTATATTCAGTTTCGCTGTAATTATAAGCAGCATCAAATAATAAATTAGTATTATTTGGTGTCAACTCGTGTGCTTTTTGGTACGCTATTGACTCCAATAATTTATTTTCAGTTTTCTTATAGTAATTTGCTAATGCTCTATATAACGTTACTTTTGGCTCATTTTCATCAATTTTATCTATATTTTTTATAATTATTTCTAAAGATTTTTCAGAATTTTCATTCTCTAAATGGTAATCCGAAATTTTTGAAATACAATAAGCCTTTTGCTGGTTGTTATTTGTTAACTCCAAAGCCTGTTTAGCCAAATTGACTGCTTTGGAATAATTATTTGCCTGATTATAAATTAAACTTAAATAATAAAAACCGTGAGATTTCTTCTCATTATCGTTTTCAATTTTGTTTGTATATCCTTCAAGTTCTTTGAATGCCGATGTATCACCATATTGATGACGTAAATAGAAAATTCTAACAACTTCTTCCTTTTTCCGATTTGGGTCTTCTATTTCTAATAAAACTTTATCCAATAATTCTTTTGCTTCTTTAAATTTTTTCTCACGTAAAGCTTCGTGATATTGAATAAAAACATTTCCGTTATCCTTTACTTCTTCTAATTCCTCATTATCATCTTCTAATGATTCTTCCTTAGGTTTAGCTTTTTCTTGATTACCCACTTCATCCTCTTCTTTGTCTTCTTTTCGGTGTAATTCAAATTCAGTTTCCCCTCGTTTTACTCTGACCTGTGTAAAATTGCTTATAAATGACCAAATTGTTTTCCATTTGATAATGAAAATGACAATAAAAAATACGACTAATAAAAACTTCCATTGACTTCCAATGGTTTTGATTATTTCAATTGTTTTCTCTTCCATTTATTTTCTTTGGTTGCTAGGTTCGTGTTACACACAACGATTTGGATATGAATCTGTTTCAATGATTTATATCCACCGATAAGCGAAGTTTGCATTTTTAACTCAAAAAGTCAATACGTAGAACTACGTAATTTCAGCCTTTATTTATTTTTTTCACAAAATCTAAAGTTTCAGAGGCTGCCATACCATTTGGGTTACAACCCAATTTGCCTTCTGGTATTTCTATCCCTAAATCTTTGTAGTGCGTAATCCAACCATTGTGGAAGCTATCGGTTTCAGCATTTTTAAAGGTCATAGGTTCTAGGGTAAACACACCGTCTTCTTTAAACAATTCGTAGATATACTCTGAGCAGTAATAGCCTTTGTCTTCTAATATGTAAGTAACGTTGTAAGGCTCACCAAGTAATTTAATGGCTTTAGAAATGGCATTTTCTATTTGTGGTTGGGTACTATTTTTAATGCGGTATATATCTGCTGTATAATTTGAAGAATCGTCTGGCTTTAAAAATAACTCTAAGGGCTCTTTTACCACACCTTTGCCTAAATCTGAGTGGTAGACAAAAACTTTTTCATCCTCTACACTACACATGCCCATGTGCGTATAGTTTGTAGCTTTTTCGGTTTGTGTTACCTCATTAATGGCTTCAGACAAATCACTTTGCGAGGCACCTCTAAAGACAATATCACCAGACTTAATAGTGGTTGCTGTTGTGCAAGACATTATTAAAATTAAAACAATGAGTAATGCTGTTTTTGATAATATGCTAATCTTCAAACTTTTGTCAATTTACGTGTATAATACGACGAAATTAGAGCTTTTATCGTAAAAATATAAGTCCTACCGAGAATTTTAAGCATTCCATAGCTAAACGGCTATTTTACGCTCAACCAATCTATTATACCTATGAAAACTATCGTTTTATGCTTTATGTTGTTCTGTTTTAGTGTCAGTTCTGCACAGATTACCTTAGAAGATGACGGCTTACATTTTGCAGTTGGTGCTGCTATCTCTAGCGGAACGTATGCTTATGTGTATTCTAAAACCCAAAATAAGAGTAAAGCCTTTTGGTTTAGTTTCGGTTTGTCGTCGTTAGCCGGTTTTGCAAAAGAATTCTACGATGGTAATATTATTTCAGGAAAGTTTGATAACAGCGAAATGCTCTCAACCATGTTGGGTGGCCTTTCGGCAAGTTATACCTTTAATATTTTTACTGGTAAGCGTAAAAAGAAAAAACGAGAAGAAGAACTGGCTGTTTTACGTTATAAGCCTTAATATATTTTCATCAGATGTCAGTTCAAATAAAACTCTAAACATATTTTCTATCGAGAACTGTTGAGAAAAAATTAGACTAACTTCTGAAACTTAATTGACAAGCTTAGCCACAATATCTTTTACTGGTAATATTTCTTTGGTATGCTCAATACTTGGCCCAGCAACCCAAACTGTTTTGTAAGTGGCTTTTTTCGCAGCTTTTTCAGTAGCTTTCATACCTATTGAAAAACGAATCATTTTAACCCACTTCTTAAGCTTTCGATTTTTGTTGAGGAGGTTTTCTATCCAAGTAGCTTTAGTACCAATTTTTTGAACGTAAGGTGTATTAATCACAGTACAAGGAGTACCTGAGATGCGCTCTGTCATTACAATATCTTCAGCACCATAATCTACACAAGCTTGCTTATACTCATCTGTAACTCCTGCTTCTTCTGATGCGATAAACGGACTACCAACCGATACTCCAGAAGCACCATAACTCAACATTTTATCTATATCTGCTTTGCAACCTACTCCACCAGCAGAAATCACAGGAATAGATAATTCTTTGTTCAATAAACTCGTAAGCTCCTCTGGTGACATATTACCTCTATGACCACCAGCTTCGTTGTTTACTGCAATAGCAGCATCAGCCCCTAAACTTTCCACTTTTTTAGCAAACCTTAAATCGGTAACATCACAAAACACTTTAATGCCTGCTTTATGTGCTTGTTTTATGGTTTCTTCCGGACTTCCTAATGAGGTAATTATAAAATCGCAACCTTCTTCACAAAGTACCTCAAGCTGTCCTTTGTATTTAATATTAGACTTGTTTACAATAAGGTTAAAACCAAACGAACCTCCTTCTACTTTATTAGCCTTTAGGGCTTTAATGGCTGCTCTTAACTCTTCTAAGGTTCTGTAGTTGAGCGCAGGTATACAACCAGCTATACCAGCTTTCATGGCTTCTGTTACCATAGCCACGTTAGACACCAAAAACATTGGTGCTTGTATTATAGGATAATTTATATTGAGTAGTTCGGTTAGTTTAGTTTGCATCTTAATTTAATTTATTCAAATATAAAAAATATTATGCATGCATAACACTTTTATTCCAAAAAGCGATAATAGCCACATTTTAAGTAAGCCCCTTCAGGAAAAGTAACAGGATGATCGACATCGTGCTTTGTTTTTAAAAGGGTTTCAAACAGTCGACCTTGAGCGTTTAATGCATTTTTATTTAAGTCAAAAAACGATTGTGCTGTAACTCTAGATGAGCACGAAGCCAGCACCAACAAGCCTTGTTTTGCCGTAAGCTTTTCGCCTAATTCTGCTAACTGTTTGTATTTCTTCTTTGCCAGTTCAATCTCACTTTGTTGCTTGGCAAAACTTGGTGGATCTATAACAACGACATCAAACGTCTTTTTTTGTTTAATGAGGTTTTCCATTTCTACGAACGCATCACCTGAAATCGTTTTATGCACACCAGAATAGTCATTTAACTTTCCGTTTTCTCTGGCAACGTCGAGTGCTTGCTTACTAATGTCTAAACCGGTGACTTCTGTAGCTCCGTTAGCTAATGCATGTACCGAAAATCCGCCAGCGTAAGAGAATACATCGAGCATCGTTT belongs to Winogradskyella sp. J14-2 and includes:
- a CDS encoding YtxH domain-containing protein, whose protein sequence is MIQYKGALVLGALIGAAAGVLLAPDKGSTTRDHLKKEGKEIKDKLVDDFTEVKEDLSKAAKSGKDKFKEDMKDFASKASYKTEEAITFLEKQLAILKEKNKTLQQTS
- a CDS encoding alpha/beta hydrolase, coding for MNSVEKEITYTTRNSYSTLNTLTKHTKNVWFVCHGMGYLSRYFLRYFKHLNAEENYIIAPQAPSKYYIQPKMHVGANWLTRDNTESGMQNILNYFDAVFEAENIPENKNLIVLGYSQGVSVAMRYLAKRQLQCSQLVLHSGGIPKELTAKDFEYLSKDTKVKLIYGTEDEYLDAERIAQESQRAEELFGKRLKILPFEGKHVVNVDYINDLV
- a CDS encoding tetratricopeptide repeat protein; translated protein: MEEKTIEIIKTIGSQWKFLLVVFFIVIFIIKWKTIWSFISNFTQVRVKRGETEFELHRKEDKEEDEVGNQEKAKPKEESLEDDNEELEEVKDNGNVFIQYHEALREKKFKEAKELLDKVLLEIEDPNRKKEEVVRIFYLRHQYGDTSAFKELEGYTNKIENDNEKKSHGFYYLSLIYNQANNYSKAVNLAKQALELTNNNQQKAYCISKISDYHLENENSEKSLEIIIKNIDKIDENEPKVTLYRALANYYKKTENKLLESIAYQKAHELTPNNTNLLFDAAYNYSETEYKLKDLGLLFYKKLLGFDPKAQGSLNNLGVAYRNLGLEIKSTEYYKKAFELKNSLAASNIAYQLIHLGFVQEAEEYLKKAEEFENPHENVFEAISSIKTKITKEKAEEEKIIKRANKKLRFFNHFGSAAFTSKIIDVKTSNNWIYNENQVVVSKKDQIIELTWEVGEEKHIISGILINNSITATYKKPKKNIYSYSEANKYTYKDLKGFGYLISGKKMAFIFEFENEIIDLNIYEK
- a CDS encoding RidA family protein codes for the protein MKQLTNQKNLFVMLFALVLGFQSCKQQPQEDIKDVEKEVIIKAEKPEYFLLRPDVEKAYGYSHAVKIGNNIKISGAVSMDDKGNPTAVGDIEQQMKNCYADLEKILKHFGCTFDDVVKEDIFTTDMASMLEKSAHRAEVYKNGFPTGSWLEVKGLALPEFMVEIELEVYNRSSVTNF
- a CDS encoding YiiX/YebB-like N1pC/P60 family cysteine hydrolase, with product MKISILSKTALLIVLILIMSCTTATTIKSGDIVFRGASQSDLSEAINEVTQTEKATNYTHMGMCSVEDEKVFVYHSDLGKGVVKEPLELFLKPDDSSNYTADIYRIKNSTQPQIENAISKAIKLLGEPYNVTYILEDKGYYCSEYIYELFKEDGVFTLEPMTFKNAETDSFHNGWITHYKDLGIEIPEGKLGCNPNGMAASETLDFVKKINKG
- a CDS encoding NAD(P)H-dependent flavin oxidoreductase, which gives rise to MQTKLTELLNINYPIIQAPMFLVSNVAMVTEAMKAGIAGCIPALNYRTLEELRAAIKALKANKVEGGSFGFNLIVNKSNIKYKGQLEVLCEEGCDFIITSLGSPEETIKQAHKAGIKVFCDVTDLRFAKKVESLGADAAIAVNNEAGGHRGNMSPEELTSLLNKELSIPVISAGGVGCKADIDKMLSYGASGVSVGSPFIASEEAGVTDEYKQACVDYGAEDIVMTERISGTPCTVINTPYVQKIGTKATWIENLLNKNRKLKKWVKMIRFSIGMKATEKAAKKATYKTVWVAGPSIEHTKEILPVKDIVAKLVN